The DNA sequence GCCGACCATGTCGGCAATCTCGATCTGGCGCTTGGAGATCAGCGGCCGGGCGATGGAGGTGCCGAGCAGGTAGACGCCCTCATAGACGGCATTGGCGCGGAACATCGGGAAGACGTAATCGCGCACGAAATCCTCGCGCACATCCTCGATGAAGATGTTTTCCGGCTTCACCCCGGCGGCGAGCGCCTTTTCGCGGGCCGGGCCCAGTTCTTCGCCCTGGCCGAGGTCTGCGGTGAAAGTCACAACTTCTGCACCGAACTCGGTTTGCAGCCATTTCAGGATGATCGAGGTGTCGAGACCCCCGGAATAGGCAAGAACGACCTTTTTCGGGGCGGATTTCGGCGTGGACATGGAGAATTTTTCCCTGAGCGCTGCAGCTTGAGGCTGTTGCATTAAGGCGACGGCTGGCCCGTGACAAGCCGGAAGCCGTTATCGAGTTGCTTTCGATGCGCCATGGTTTTCGTTACATTAATCGTTTACCGTAACTTAGAGGGCAGGTTAATCGTCTGCACTGTGGGGTTAAGGTCATGATCGACAGGCAAAACGACGGAAACGGCCCGGCTGGCAAGACGGCTGGCACGGCCGCCGATCCGGGATCTTTCCGGGCCAGGCTGATGGCACGAAAAGCGGCGCGGCCGCAATCCACGCTCGCCATCGACTCCGGCATCGTCTACCGCCCCGGCGCCTCCAGCACGCCGGAAAGCCGCCGCGCGGCCGATGCTGTGCGCGATGAGGCCCGCCGCCGCCGCGCTGAAGCAGAGGCCGCCGCCAAGGCGGACGCCGCCGCCCGGTCAGAGGCCGAGCGCATCCGCGCCGCATCCGCCGTCGAAGTGCCTGCACCGGAAGCCAAGGCCCCGCCAAGCGATGAAGAACTGGTCTCGGTCATCGAGGAGGCCGCCGCCCGCGAGGAAGAAGACCGTACCCCTTCACCTGCGATGGCCCCGGCGATCATCCCGGCCGGTGCTGCGGCTGTCGCCCGGCCGGACGTCCGCCCGCAAATCGCTGAACATGAAGCGCACGAAGACGTCTCCACCCGTACGGGCGATGTCTCTCAGCTGGCCTTTGCCGGGCTTGCCATTCTGGGCCTTGCAGGCCTCTCCGTGCTGGCTGTGCAGAACGCCCTGAAGCACAATGATCAGTCCGGCGACCCCGCGACTGACAACACCGAAACGGGCACAACGGAGACCGGCGCGCTCGCCCCGGCGCTGAAACCGGGCGGGGCCTCTGCCGTCGCGCTCGCCAGCGCGGCTGAGCCTGCCGCCCCGAAAGCCTGGTTCAACTATCAGGGCGTGGCCGACATGCTGGCCGAGCACAAGGCCGGGATGGAGGCTGAAGCGAAGCTCGCCCGGGAAGCCGCCGAAAAAGAAGCCCGCCTGCGCGCCGCCAAGGCCATCGCCAATGCCGAAGCCGTCCGCGTGGCCGAGGCCGAAGCGGCTGCCGCAGCCGCTGCGGAAGAGGCGCGCCTGGCCGAGGAAGCCGAACGCCAGCGCCTTGCCGATGCTGAAGCCGCCCGTGTGGCGCAGGAGGAGGCTGACCGGCTCGCTCGCCTCGAAGCCCGGCGTGAGGCCGCTGCAGAGGCGGAAGCCCAGCGCCTGGCAGAGCTTGAAGCCAAACGCCTCGCCGAAGCCGATGCTGAGGCCCAGCGCCTGGCCGATCTCGATACGCAGCGCCTCGCCAGACTGCGCGCGGATCGCGAAGCCGCTGAAGCTGCGGCCCGTCAGGAAGCGTTCGAACTGGCCAAGTTACAGGAGGCTGAGCGCCTTCGCCTTGCCGCCCTGAGAGCGCAGGCAGAGGCCGATGCCGCTGAAGCGCGCCGTCTGGAACAGATCGCCGCGCAGGCCGCCGCAGATCGCCTGGCTGCCGAGAAGCTGGTCGCCGAGCAGCAGGCCCGGACCGCCAACCTCCAGAAAATTACTGCGCCCTCACCTGCGCCCGAAGCCCCGGCGCCGAAGCCCATCGTCTTTACTGCTTATGAAGGCCCGGTGCCGGTCCCGGCATCGCACAAGCCGGCAAAACCGGCCCGGCTGATCCGCGCCTCCTACACGCCGGATGAAGGCAAGACCGTCACCCGCAAGCCGCCCGCCGCGCTGACCGCCAGCAAGGCCGAAGTGCGTGACTTTGCAGGCGCCTCCGGCCTGCAGACGCCGGAAGCCTTCCTCGCCGGCCGGATCGAGCGGACCTCCGCCGAGCCTCTGATGACCGAGGATATGGAGCTGGTGCGCCAGGCCTTCCGCAGTATCCTCGACAATGGGGCGGACGGGTCGAAACAGGCGATCATCACGCCGGATAACCGTACGCTGACCATCGTTCTTGAACGAACAGTCTCACGCGAGATGGGCCAGTCCACTGTGCGCACCGTCACCTACACGCCGGGCGTCAGCAAGGTGACGCGTGTGGTCACCGAACAGGCCCCCGTCACGGTCAGCGTGATGTGCCGGGATGTGGCTTATGCCTTTGCCGGGCAGGAGCGTGGCCGGTTTGCCGCCTGTCAGGCCCCCGATGGCGGCTGGACACTGGCCCGCGCCACCGATGTGGTGAAAGTCACGACGGCCAGCCTGCCTAATTCTGCGTCCTGACCGGGTCAGCCCTGCCGGAAGTTGCATGGGCCTCGGCCCTGCGGACGAGATGTTTCTCCACGATGCGGTAATTCTTCCGGTTTGACCGGAAGAAGATGTCGAACACATCCCCGGCGACCGGCAGCGCCCCCAGGGCCGTGTCGAAGAGGAGGTTCCAGACGATTCCGATGGAGGCCGATGCGGGCAGTTTCAGCCGCCACGCCGTGACAAGCGCGTGCAGGCCGGCGGCGCCGGTGGCTGCATCTCCGACCACAGGGACCAGCCCCAGCACGGAATCGAGGCCGAACTTCACACCGAACAGGCCGAACCGGGAATCGAGCAGCCGGGAAAACCTGTCCAGCGCGGCAAGTTCCTGGCCGATGGTGCGCCCATGCGGCAGCATCATGGCGTGGATTTCCTCGTCCGTCCGTTTCCTGGCCATTTGGGTCTCCCGCAGTGCCCGGAAAGCTTGCCGCAATTGCCAGCCCGCGCAAAGCCTGCTGAATGACTGGCATGAGCGATACGAACGAAACCCATGTCTACAAATTGCTGACCAGGGGCGACTGGAAGGCCGCCTCTGCCAATGGGGTGACCAGCGCCGGGATCGACGAGACCGATGGCTATGTCCACCTCTCCACAAGGTCACAGGTGGCGGAGACCGCGCGGCTGCACTTTGCCGGCGCTGAGGGCGTGCGCCTTTTGCGCTTCGCCGTGGCAGACCTTCCGCCGCTGACCTGGGAGGAGAGCAGGGGCGGGCAGATGTTCCCGCATCTTTATGCGCCGCTGGAAGTGTCCCGTGCGGATGCTGTCTGGCAGTTGCTGCCGGGGCCTGACGGCGCGCTGCTTTTCCCGGAGGTATACTGATGAGCCTGACCGGTCTTGGCGCGGAAATCGTGAAATTGCTGCCGCCGGAAGCGGCGCACACGGCGACCATCAAGGCGTTGAAGCTGCGCCTTGGCGTGCCGCTGAATCCGCCGCTGGCTGATCCCGCGCTGGAGGTTGTGCTGCCGAAGTCCGGCCTGAAGCTGCCGTCGCCCGTGGGGCTGGCGGCCGGGTTCGACAAGAATTGCGACGTGCCGGATGCGATGGCGAAATTCGGGTTTGGCTTTGTAGAATGCGGCACGGTCACGCCGCGCGCCCAGCCCGGCAATCCAAAACCGCGCCTGTTCCGCCTGACGGAGGACCGGGCCGTTATCAACCGGATGGGGTTCAACAATGCGGGGCTCGATTATTTCGTCCGCAACCTGAAAACCTATCGCGGCGAAGTGCCGGTGGGCGCAAACGTTGGGGCGAACAAGGACAGCGAAAACCGGATCGCCGATTATGTAACCGGCATCGAAGTGGTCGCCCCGCATGCAGACTATGTGACGATCAATATCTCGTCTCCCAACACGCCGGGCCTGCGCGGCCTGCAGGACCGCGCCTCACTGGAGGCCTTGCTGACCGCCTGCGGGGCGGCCGCCCGGGCGGACAAGCCGGTGTTCCTGAAAGTGGCGCCGGATCTCGACGCGCAGGCCATCGCCGACATTGTGGATGTGGTGCGCGGGCCGGGCGTGTGGCTGTCCGGCCTGATCGTATCCAACACGACACTGGCCCGGCCGGAGACGCTGAAAAGTACCCATAAGGGGGAAACGGGCGGATTGTCCGGTGCGCCGCTGATGACTCCGTCAACAGAAGTTCTGGCGGCTTTTGCCCGCGCGCTCAAAGGTGAGTTCGATTTGATCGGGGCAGGGGGGATCGCCAGCGCGGCCGATGCCTATGCCAAGATCCGCGCCGGGGCGAATGCCGTGCAGCTGTATTCCGCCATGGTCTATGAAGGGCCGGGCCTTGCGCAGGACATCAATCGCGCTCTGCCGGACCTGATCGGGGCAGACGGATATGCCACGCTGGCCGATGCGGTCGGAACCGCGCTCTAGGCGGACTGTGCGGCGGGCTGCAGCCGCCTGAAGAGGCCGGGCACATAGAGACCCAACGCCGCGCCGCGATAGAGATACATCAAAAGGAACGCAGTCCACACACCGGTATTGCCGAAAGCGGGGCGGAGGATCAGGTCTGTACCAATATAAAGTACGGCAACGGCGACGCCGGCATTGCGCAGGGCGCGGCCTTGCGTGGTGCCCAGGAACAGACCGTCGAGCTGCCAGGGGAGGACGCCGATCAGCGGCACCAGCGCGCAATAGGGCAGGTAGGCAAGCGCCGCATCGCGTGCTTCGACATCGCGTACAAAGGTCGTGATGACCCAGCCGCCCCCGAAGAAATAGAGCAGCGCGAAGGCGAGCCCTGCGATCACGGCAAACTCGCTGGTCAGCCGCATTGCGCGGGCGAGGCGCGGCGCACTGTTTGCGCCATAGGCCTCCCCGGCTTCTTTCTCTGCGACGAAGGCGAAGCCATCCAGCACGAAGGCGGCCACCGTGATGAACTGCAGCAGGACTTCATTGCCTGCCGTGACAGCAGTTGAGATCAGTGTGCCGGAGCGGACGAACCAGCCGAAGCAGAGCACCAGCGCCAGTGTGCGGATCATGATGTCCCGGTTGGCACTGAACAGGGCGGTCAGCCGCGCGCGGTCGAACAGCGGCGCGGCACCCCGGAATGCCGGGAAGACCAGCGCGAGGCCAAAGAGGAGGGCGGTCCATTCCGCGATCGCCGTACCCGCGCCGATCCCGGCCGGGCCGAGACCGAGCCGCGCGACGAACCAGGTATCCAGCCCGGCATTCACCCCGTTCATCACGATCTGGAACGCCAGCATCTGGCCTGTCCGCCCGGTGCCGAGCATCCAGCCCGTTACCGCCAGTCCCATCAGATAGGCCGGGGCGCCCCAGATACGGGCAGAGAAATAGCCGCCGGCCAGCGTCTCGACATGGTCAGTGCTGGCAAAGGCTGCAAAGGCGAGCGGTTTCAGGATCGGGGAGAGGATCAGCAGGGCGAGGCCGATGGCGCCGCCGAGAGAGAGGGCCCGCAGCAGCACGGCGCGTTTCTCTGCCTCGTCCTCCCGCCCGGCGGCCTGCGCCGAAAGGCCCGTGGTGGACATGCGCAGAAAACCGAAGCCCCAATAGATGAAACTGTAGGCGACTGCCGCGATGGCGACGGCGGCGAGGTCTGCCTTGTCGCCGAACCGGCCCATGACGGCGGTATCGACAATACCGGTCGTGGCCGTGGCCGCCTGTGCGGCGATGATCGGCAAGGCCAGTTCGAGGGTTTTCCGGCGGGTCAGCATGGCGGGCGGTATGTAGACCGCTTTGCCACTCAGGGCGAGGGCACGGACCCGGCCTGTGTCCCGGGGCGCTGGTGAAGCTCGATCGCCCGGTAGAGCGCATCGGAATCCGGCAGCGAGATCATCAGGTAGAGGGGGAAGGCGGCCGCGATCACGAACAGGGCGATCGGGATGGCGCGTGAGAATTTCGGCGGTTCCGGGTGTTTCGCCACGGCGATGGCCAGCATGACGAGGAACAGGGCCGCCAGCGCATATCCGGCCAGCACATCGCTGAACCAGTGGGCCCCGAGATAGATGCGCGACACGCCGATCATCGCGATCAGCAAAAGAAAGGCGCCGGTCAGGCCCCAGCGCATCCAGCCGCGGAAGGTGACGAAGGTCAGCCCCGCAATGGCGCCATAGATCAGCGCCGAATGGGCGACATGGCTGGACGGGAAGCTGAACTGGTCAACGCCGGTATACGGAATGTCCGACGGGCGGGCGCGGGCCATCCAGAGCTTTATCGTGTGGACCACGACCGGCATCGACCCGAAGCAGAGCGCGTAGCACATCGCCCGCCAGCGTGCGCCGGTGAACAGGAAGGAGGCGATTGTCACCACGGCGACCAGCGTCAGGAACAGGCCGTCGCCCAGCGCTGTGACGACAAGCATCACGTCATAGAGGGGTCCCCCGCGGAGGTTGCCTGTCAGGTTTTCGACAAAACGGTCAATCGGGGCGAGGGGCCAGAAACCGGCAACGCCGAGGGCGAGAAGGACGAACACAATGACGGCCACGCCCGCTGCCCAGCCAAGCTGGCGCCCGCCGAAAGTGGCAACGGTCCGCGCCCTGCGTCTCACGTGGGCCCGCGCTTTCCTGGCAATATGGTACGCAACACAGGTTTTACCTCACCGCCCGAATTCAACCCCGATACAGGCCATCAGCATAGGCCGAAGACCTGTATCGGGAAAGATCAAACCGGGTCGCGGGCCAGGAAGACGTCCTCGTCGAGTTCGCCTTCCCATTTCGCAACCGTCGTGGCGACGGCGAGGTCGCCGGTGACATTGGTCACCGTGCGCATCATGTCGAGGATCCGGTCGAACGGGAACAGGACAGCAATGACCAGAACGGTCTGGTCGGGCGTCGCGCCCACAATGCCGAGCGTTGTCGTGGCCAGAAGCAGACTCACCGACGGCACACCGGCCGTCCCGATCGAGACAAGCGTCGAGGTCAGGATGATGGTGAAATACATGCTGGGCGTCATTGGAATGCCCAGCGCCTGTACGGCGAAGAGGGCGATCAGGCCCTGATAGAGTGCTGTGCCGTCCATATTGATCGTGGCGCCGAGCGGCAGGACCGATGAGGCGACCGGACGATCGATGCCGAGGTTCTTGGTGGCGCAGGAAATCGTCATCGGCAGCGTGGCGTTTGAGGACGAGGTCGAGAAAGCCACCATCTGCGCATCGACCGCACCGCGGAAGAAGGGCAGCACCGGCAGGCGGACGATGCCCTTGATGATCAGGCCATAGGTGATGAGGATGTGCAGCGCACATGCGGAGTAGTGTGCCAGCGTCATCTTGCCGAGCACGCCAAGAATGCTGAGGCCCCGGTCACCGAGGATCCACGCCATCAGGGCGAAAACGCCGAATGGGGCAGTTTCCATCACCATAAGCGTCATGCGCATGATGGCTTCCGATGCCGCGTCGAACAGTTTCTGCAGCGGCTTGCCGACGTCGCCGGACAGCAGGATGCCGATCCCGAGCAGGATGGCGAAGAAGATGATCTGCAGCACGTCACCATTGGCGAGCGCCTGAACCGGATTGTTCGGAATGATCGAGAGCAGCGTTCTTACCAGCTGTTCGCCGACACTGCCGGCGGGCGGGTTGGCCGCCAGCTGGGCCCGTGTGGATTCAAGGTCCGCCGTGGTGGCAATCGACGTATCGAAGCCGACGCCCGGCTGGACGATGGTGCCCATCAGCAATCCGAAACAGATCGCGATCAGGGTCGTGCCCATATACATGGCCAGCGCCCGGCCGCCGAGGCTGCCCAGTTTCTTCGGGTCGCCCATGGCCAGCACGCCGGTCACCAGCGTGATGAAGATCAGCGGCACAACCAGCATCTTGATCAGGCTGATGAACGCATCGCCCATCGGCTTGGCCCATGCAGTGACATTCGCTGAGGCCGCTTCAGGGCCGAGCAGCTGACGCAGAACAAGGCCGGTGACGGCGCCCAGCAACAGGCCCACCATGACACGTTTCCACAGGTCTATTCCAAACCACCACTTCATCCACAGCTCCCTTGAAAGTTCGGCAGACCCTAGGGACGGGATCGAAGGAAGGCAATTGCGCCTTTGTCCGGTACTGCAATCGGGGCACCAGTGCTTGCCACAGGGGCAGAGGCGGTCTTATTGCGGCAGATGATGGCAAATATTCGCGTTTCCCTGCCAATTGACGAGGTGCTGGGGGATATTTCTGCCCGGCTCAGCGAGGCGCCGCGGCTTGTTCTGGCCGCGCCGCCGGGTGCGGGCAAAACGACCCGTGTGCCGCTGTCGCTGGCCGGTTTCCTTGATCTGCCGGCGGTGGTGGAGGGGCGTATCCTGATGCTGGAGCCGCGTCGCATCGCCGCGCGCATGGCGGCGCAGCAGATGGCGAAGAGTCTGGGCGAACCCCTTGGCAAGCGTGTCGGCCTGACCACGCGGGTAGACCGGAAGGTCTCCGCCGACACGGTTGTGGAAGTGATCACCGATGGCCTGTTCACACGGCGCATCCTGAATGACCCCGAACTGGCGGGCGTTGGCGCAATCCTGTTCGATGAATTCCACGAGCGCCGCTTGAATTCGGACCTCGGCCTCGCCCTCGCATTGGAAAGCCAGTCGGCCTTCCGCGAAGATCTGAAACTGCTGATCATGTCAGCGACGCTGGATACGGCGCGCGTCTCAGCTGTGTTCGATGCGCCGGTTGTGGAAAGCGAAGGCCGGATGTTCCCGGTGGAGACCCGTTATCTCGGCCGGTCCGAAGACCGGATCGAGGACAGGATGGCGGCTGCCGTCCGCCGGGCCCTGAGAGAAGAGGATGGGTCAGTCCTCGCTTTCCTGCCAGGGGCAGGAGAGATCCGGCGCACGGCCGAGCGTCTGGAGGGGCTTGGCCCGGATGTCATCGTCGCGCCGCTGTTCGGGGCACTCAGCCCGGCGGAACAGGACGCCGCCGTGCAGCCGGCACCGGACGGCAAGCGGAAGATTGTCCTGGCGACGGACATCGCCGAAAGCGCCCTGACCATTGAAGGCGTCCGGATCGTGATCGATTCCGGCCTGTCGCGGGTGGCGGAAGACAATATTGGCGGGCTTGGGTCCCGGCTCAGTACGGTGCGCGCCTCCCGCGCCTCGGTTGACCAGCGCCGCGGCCGGGCAGGACGGCTTGAGCCGGGCGTCTGCTATCGCCTGTGGGATGAAGAAGCGACACGGGGCCTGATGCCGGCGCCAGTGCCGGAGATTCTTTCGAGCGATCTGTCCGGCCTCGTCCTGACCCTCGCGGAATGGGGCGAACGGGAGGCCGGCAATCTGACCTGGATGGATGCCCCGCCGGCCGGCCGGCTGAAGGCTGCGGCAGACTTGCTGCAGACATTGAAGGCCGTGGATGAAGAGGGACGGCTCACGCCGCTCGGGTCCGAGATGTCGCGCCTGCCGCTGCCGCCGCGCCTTGCCGCGCTGGTTGCCGGGGCCAGCGGCGGGGAGCGGGCCCTTGCGGCAGAGGTGGCCGCACTGGCGGGGGAGCGCGGCGTCGGCGGAACATCGGTGGACCTGCGCGAGCGGCTGGCCCGTTTCCGGCAGGAGCGCACGCCCCGTGCGCGCGTGTTGCAGCAGCAGGCGAAAAACTGGGGCAAGGGCGCGGCGCCCTCCGGCGATCTTGCGAACCTGCTGGCCCGTGCCTGGCCGGATGAGGTGGCCCGCAAACGGCCCGGCACCGTGGGCACTTATTTGCTGGCGTCCGGGCGCGCAGCCACGCTTCCGGACAGTGATCCGCTGGCGAAGTCCGACTGGCTGGTGGTTGCTGATCTTGGCGGGGCATCGAAAGAGGCGCGGATTTCCCTGGCCATGCCGGTCAGCGAGGCAGACGCGTTGGCTAGCGGGAATGTGGTCAGCGAAGACCGGGCCGAGTTCGACTCGAAGACCGGCCGGTTCACCGCGCGGCGGGTAAAGGCGCTGGGGGCGATTGTCCTGTCGGCGTCGCCCTTGCCGAAACCCTCTGCAGCCGTGGCGGCGAGAGCGATGCTGGCGGCGATTGCGGAGGAGGGCTTCGCTGCCATCGGCGCCGAAGAGGTGGTTGAGGAAACGCTGTCGCGGATTGCCCTGCTGGAACAGGCCGGTCTGGTCGAGGCGCAGGGCCTCAGCTTTGACGGGCTGCGGGCCTCCGCGGCGGACTGGCTGTTGCCATGCCTGAAAAAAAGCGGGGCACAGGTCCCGGCGGATCATAAGGTGCGCGAGGCTTTGATCGCTTCATTGGATTGGCCAGTACAGGAGGCGCTGCGCACCGGGGCACCGCTGTCGCTCGAACTCCCATCCGGGCAGACGGCCCGCGTGGATTATCTGGATCCGCGTGCGCCACTGGTGTCGGCCAGGGCGCAGGCCTTCTGGGGGTGTGCGGAACATTTACGGATCGCTGGCGGGCGTGTGCCGGTGACGGTCGAGATGCTGTCACCGGGTATGAAGCCGGTTGCGACAACACAGGACCTGCCTGCCTTCTGGCAGGGTGGCTACAAGGACATGGCGAAGGATATGCGTGGGCGCTACCCCAAGCATGACTGGCCGGAAGACCCGGCGGCTGCCCGCGCGCATGAAGGCCGGACGAAGAAGCGATTGCGATGACGAGGAATATCAATATCCGCAACGACTGGCGCTACGGCGATGTCGAACGGATCGTCGATCTGCATCGGCGCGGCTATGAACGGGAGGGCGCGCATTATGGCGCCGATTTCCTGGACCATGTGCGCCACACGGTGGAAGAGGTCGATATTCCCGCGCGGCCCGGCAGCCGCGTCTGGTTCGCGGAACTGGATGGTGAAACAGTCGGCTGCGCCGCCGTGGTGGACCGGGGCGATACCGGCCAGCTGCGCTGGGTCGTGCTGACGCCGGAAACGCGCGGCCTGGGCCTTGGCGGAAAACTGCTGGACGCCGCGATGACACATGCCAAGGCGCAGGACTGGACGTCCATCTATCTCGAAACCACGGACGGGCTGGAGGCGTCGATGGCGCTCTACAGAAAGCTCGGTTTCGAAATGGAAATCGAGGAGGATCGTCCGCTCTGGCATGGCGGCGGCCGGTTTCTCCAGATGCGCCGGACGCTCTGACCTCAAAAGGGGCAGGGCAGGGATAGCGCCAGCCGGTCTCCCGTACCCGGATGATCGAAGGCGATCGCACTCGCATGCAGGCAAAGACGCGGCGCGGCGGAGAGTGCAGCCTCATGGGCGTAGAGGTCGTCGCCGAGGATCGGATGGCCAATCTCGGCGAGGTGAACGCGCAGCTGGTGGGAACGCCCGGTCAAAGGGGTGAGGCGGAGACGCGTTTGGCCGGTGCGCACTTCCACCGTTTCGTAAAGGGTCTGGCTGGGCTTGCCGATGTCATGATCCACTTTCTGGCGCGGACGGTTTGGCCAGTCAGTGATCAGGGGCAGGTCGATCTTTCCGGCGGCAGGGTCTGGCAGGCCCCAGACGTCGGCAATGTATTCTTTCTCCACCTTGCCCCGCTCGAACAGGCGGGACAGGGCTGACTGAACCGGTTTCGACCGGGCGAGCACAAGCAGGCCGCTGGTTGCCATGTCCAGCCGGTGAACGGTCAGCGCTCCGGGATATTCGGCATTGACGCGGGTAATGGCGCAGTCGGCCTTTTCCGGACCCCGTCCGGGTACGGAGAGCAGACCGGACGGTTTGTCGATCACGATCAGATCGTCATCAACATGCACATAGCGGAGCGGCGCCTGTGGCGGCGTGTAGGCAGTCACACCAGGAGGTCCGGCAGGATGAGGCGGAAGACCGTGCCTTCGCTGCCGGTTGAGGCGAGCGTCAGGTCCCCGCCCATGCCGACGGCGAGTTCCCGCGCGATAACCAGGCCGAGGCCCGTGCCGGTCTTGCGGGAGGAGGCGGCGAACGGCTTGAACAGATTGTCCTGCGCATTCGGCGGCAAGCCGGGGCCGGTGTCGGCGAACTCAACCCCGTCGGGCGTGAGCGTCACGGTGATGCGTTTGGGCAGGGAGGCAGCGGCCACCATGGCTTCGGCTGCATTGCGGATGAGGTTTGCCGCAAGGCGGTGCAGATGTTCCGGATCGGCATTGATGATGCGGGCGCTTGGCAGCTCGTCGATAAAGTCGACCTCCGGCCAGGCAGCGAGCGCTTCGGCGGCAGCCTCCTCGATGCAGCCGCGCAGGGACACGGGCTGGATATCTGCGGGCTGGGGCGCCGCCTTGCCATAGTCCAGCGTTTCGGACGCAAGATTGATGGCGCGGGTGAGGGCGCGTTCAAGGCGCGGGGCGGCCTTCTGCACGCGCGGGTCTTCAGACCGGGCGAGCGTATCGGACACAAGCTGGGCGGAGGCGAGCGAGTTGCGCAGATCGTGATTGATCTTGGCGACGGCGGTGCCGAGTTCCGCCAGGTGGGCACGCTGGCGGAAGGCATCGGCCACGGCTTCTTCCATGTCGGAAAGGGCGTTCTGGGCACGGCCGATCTCGTCTTGCCGTGACGTTGGCGGCAGGCGCCGGGTCCAGCCGCCGGGGTCCATCCGGAACTGTTCCACACTGGCGGTCACCCGGGCCATCGGCCGCACGACCAGGAAGTGCAGCAGCACATAAATCACAGTCGCCGCAATCAGGGCGATCAGGAAGGACAGGCCAAGGATGCGCTGACCATAGGCGTAGAGGTCTTTCCGGAGCGGGGCCTGGGGGACAACCACTTCGATGACGCGGTTGGGCGTCGATCCGGCGGCCGTGATGACGAGGATCCTGTCCTTCGGCGCGGCAAAGGCGCCCATGACCCGCATGACCCGGCCGATGGGTGTCGTGTCCCGCATGTCGAGTTGATAGAAGCTGCCCTCGATGTCCATGCCGGAATCGAGAAGCTGGATGTGCATGTCATCTTCGACCTCGGCCACAGACAGGACTTCCGCATTTTCCAGCAATTGCTGGGCAAGCTCTTCCGAAACCATACGGGACGGAGAGGCATCGAGGGCGAGCGCGGCGATCCGCGCGGCCTGCAGCCGTTCATTCAGCCAGGCTGTGCGGAACCCTGACGCG is a window from the uncultured Hyphomonas sp. genome containing:
- a CDS encoding DUF4112 domain-containing protein, with product MARKRTDEEIHAMMLPHGRTIGQELAALDRFSRLLDSRFGLFGVKFGLDSVLGLVPVVGDAATGAAGLHALVTAWRLKLPASASIGIVWNLLFDTALGALPVAGDVFDIFFRSNRKNYRIVEKHLVRRAEAHATSGRADPVRTQN
- a CDS encoding DUF952 domain-containing protein, with product MSDTNETHVYKLLTRGDWKAASANGVTSAGIDETDGYVHLSTRSQVAETARLHFAGAEGVRLLRFAVADLPPLTWEESRGGQMFPHLYAPLEVSRADAVWQLLPGPDGALLFPEVY
- a CDS encoding quinone-dependent dihydroorotate dehydrogenase, whose product is MSLTGLGAEIVKLLPPEAAHTATIKALKLRLGVPLNPPLADPALEVVLPKSGLKLPSPVGLAAGFDKNCDVPDAMAKFGFGFVECGTVTPRAQPGNPKPRLFRLTEDRAVINRMGFNNAGLDYFVRNLKTYRGEVPVGANVGANKDSENRIADYVTGIEVVAPHADYVTINISSPNTPGLRGLQDRASLEALLTACGAAARADKPVFLKVAPDLDAQAIADIVDVVRGPGVWLSGLIVSNTTLARPETLKSTHKGETGGLSGAPLMTPSTEVLAAFARALKGEFDLIGAGGIASAADAYAKIRAGANAVQLYSAMVYEGPGLAQDINRALPDLIGADGYATLADAVGTAL
- a CDS encoding MATE family efflux transporter, encoding MLTRRKTLELALPIIAAQAATATTGIVDTAVMGRFGDKADLAAVAIAAVAYSFIYWGFGFLRMSTTGLSAQAAGREDEAEKRAVLLRALSLGGAIGLALLILSPILKPLAFAAFASTDHVETLAGGYFSARIWGAPAYLMGLAVTGWMLGTGRTGQMLAFQIVMNGVNAGLDTWFVARLGLGPAGIGAGTAIAEWTALLFGLALVFPAFRGAAPLFDRARLTALFSANRDIMIRTLALVLCFGWFVRSGTLISTAVTAGNEVLLQFITVAAFVLDGFAFVAEKEAGEAYGANSAPRLARAMRLTSEFAVIAGLAFALLYFFGGGWVITTFVRDVEARDAALAYLPYCALVPLIGVLPWQLDGLFLGTTQGRALRNAGVAVAVLYIGTDLILRPAFGNTGVWTAFLLMYLYRGAALGLYVPGLFRRLQPAAQSA
- a CDS encoding phosphatase PAP2 family protein, which translates into the protein MRRRARTVATFGGRQLGWAAGVAVIVFVLLALGVAGFWPLAPIDRFVENLTGNLRGGPLYDVMLVVTALGDGLFLTLVAVVTIASFLFTGARWRAMCYALCFGSMPVVVHTIKLWMARARPSDIPYTGVDQFSFPSSHVAHSALIYGAIAGLTFVTFRGWMRWGLTGAFLLLIAMIGVSRIYLGAHWFSDVLAGYALAALFLVMLAIAVAKHPEPPKFSRAIPIALFVIAAAFPLYLMISLPDSDALYRAIELHQRPGTQAGSVPSP
- a CDS encoding dicarboxylate/amino acid:cation symporter, whose protein sequence is MKWWFGIDLWKRVMVGLLLGAVTGLVLRQLLGPEAASANVTAWAKPMGDAFISLIKMLVVPLIFITLVTGVLAMGDPKKLGSLGGRALAMYMGTTLIAICFGLLMGTIVQPGVGFDTSIATTADLESTRAQLAANPPAGSVGEQLVRTLLSIIPNNPVQALANGDVLQIIFFAILLGIGILLSGDVGKPLQKLFDAASEAIMRMTLMVMETAPFGVFALMAWILGDRGLSILGVLGKMTLAHYSACALHILITYGLIIKGIVRLPVLPFFRGAVDAQMVAFSTSSSNATLPMTISCATKNLGIDRPVASSVLPLGATINMDGTALYQGLIALFAVQALGIPMTPSMYFTIILTSTLVSIGTAGVPSVSLLLATTTLGIVGATPDQTVLVIAVLFPFDRILDMMRTVTNVTGDLAVATTVAKWEGELDEDVFLARDPV
- the hrpB gene encoding ATP-dependent helicase HrpB, producing the protein MMANIRVSLPIDEVLGDISARLSEAPRLVLAAPPGAGKTTRVPLSLAGFLDLPAVVEGRILMLEPRRIAARMAAQQMAKSLGEPLGKRVGLTTRVDRKVSADTVVEVITDGLFTRRILNDPELAGVGAILFDEFHERRLNSDLGLALALESQSAFREDLKLLIMSATLDTARVSAVFDAPVVESEGRMFPVETRYLGRSEDRIEDRMAAAVRRALREEDGSVLAFLPGAGEIRRTAERLEGLGPDVIVAPLFGALSPAEQDAAVQPAPDGKRKIVLATDIAESALTIEGVRIVIDSGLSRVAEDNIGGLGSRLSTVRASRASVDQRRGRAGRLEPGVCYRLWDEEATRGLMPAPVPEILSSDLSGLVLTLAEWGEREAGNLTWMDAPPAGRLKAAADLLQTLKAVDEEGRLTPLGSEMSRLPLPPRLAALVAGASGGERALAAEVAALAGERGVGGTSVDLRERLARFRQERTPRARVLQQQAKNWGKGAAPSGDLANLLARAWPDEVARKRPGTVGTYLLASGRAATLPDSDPLAKSDWLVVADLGGASKEARISLAMPVSEADALASGNVVSEDRAEFDSKTGRFTARRVKALGAIVLSASPLPKPSAAVAARAMLAAIAEEGFAAIGAEEVVEETLSRIALLEQAGLVEAQGLSFDGLRASAADWLLPCLKKSGAQVPADHKVREALIASLDWPVQEALRTGAPLSLELPSGQTARVDYLDPRAPLVSARAQAFWGCAEHLRIAGGRVPVTVEMLSPGMKPVATTQDLPAFWQGGYKDMAKDMRGRYPKHDWPEDPAAARAHEGRTKKRLR